The nucleotide sequence CGACTGTATCGATGCAAACGCGCGACCGTGTCGGACGACATCGGGGGAAGAACGGAGGGAGGGCGGTGCGTGAATGGAGAACCGAGCATCAGTGCAACACAGACAGGTCGAGAGTGCTGTTGTCCGTCACATGCGTAAAATGGAGTCGTTCGACACTGAATCATTTATTATGGCAATTCAGAACCGTCCTGTAATATGGGACTCGCGTCTTCCTGAGTATTCGAATAAGATTGCAAAAAGAAAGGCATGGGAagagataaatgaaatatttgattcAGAATTTggagaaaaaacaaataaagaaaagaatgcTTGTGGtaagttatttaactttattaaattttatcattataaatgtaGATGAGTGGTGAGAATTAATGAGATATAGATGTTCCAGAATAAGTGAATTAAGTTACGTTTACAGCCCTTTCTAGTTACTTATAGCTATTTTAGgtgaaattatttcaaatttttgaaTCTTGCCACGGTACAGAACCTACACCGGTGAAATAGTCAGTATATATGTTTCGGATTGCAGTACCACTTAGTTCTGATCTTCGTCTtccaattaaaagtaaattatcacTGGCAGGTGGATCTTGGAATCCGACTATACTCAAAGTGTGATCAAACTTGTACCCATCTCGCTTACGTATAAAATTGTGCAATACGCAACACGCTTTAACAATATTCGTAGCAAAATCTACATTAACGTTTATGGGCcggttgaaaattttaaatttgttactcAATATACCAAACGTACATTCAATATAACGCCTTGCGCGCGTCAAACGGTAATTATATATTCTCTTCTTTCGTGGTAAATGTTTACCAGCGTATGGTCTTTGCAAGTGTTGTGATAAAGCAAATCCTTCGTCGCCAATAAACGAAAACGGTATAGGTATTCCATTGTTAGATATAGGTCTTGGTTgaggtaaattataatttccttgtCGTAACTTTTTTACCCATTCGCTGCTGTCATGTATTGTTGAATCTGAGCTCTTTCCATAACATCCGACATCTATATCTATGAAATTGTAATTAGCGTCACATATTGCTAACAAAacgatggaaaaaaaatgtttgtaattgtaatattCTGAGCCGGTATGACAtggttttataattcttatatgtTTTCCATCTATTGCTCCAATTAAGTTAGGAAAATTAGCATGTTTCATAAATCCTTCAGCGGTTTCTAAATGTAATTCTTCTGTTGGCTCTGGCATGGAGATGTCTTTTACTTTTTTCCATATTACTTCCACAGTTTCCTTTACAATCGTACGTGCAGTAGTATGTCCACATTTAAAGTCCAAATGAAGATCTGTGAAATTACATCCAGTTGCTAAGTACctgtaaaaaaaggaaaaaagaaaataaagtaataaaaaatacatacctacaaatatataaatcacgCCTGTAAACCTGTAATCCTTGTCGGGGTAGGCAATTTAAGGgtgatattcattttaactcTCCGAGTCAAGATGATCCGAGCTAAATAGGGATGCCAAGGTCGTAAGGTTCTAGCTCCATTTgcattaatttttcaattgcataacaataataaatttgtatatcttttttCAGCTATTGAACTCcagaaaaaatggaaaagtttaaaagattGCTTTAACAGAGAACggctgaaagaaaaaaattgtcccAGTGGGTCCGGGGCTAAACCCAGAAAACAATATGtttactataaattattgtcatttttacaACCTTTGACCGAAATCAGACCACCAAGTCGACCTACAGTTACTGAGGAAAACGACTCCGAAGGCTGTTTGGAATCTTTTGTTATTCCAAAATCAAAGAAGCTTAAAACAAGTGATGGCGTTGATGATGCACAAAACAAATTATACGAAATTCTAACTGAGAAATTGAACAAAGCCACGCCCGCCATTCAACATCCAGatcaacattttttactttcactttttccacattttaattccataaaagaagaatataaactCGATGCGAaagctgaaatgataaatttgcTTCGCAAATATAACAATATGGCACAAACGTCTGCATACACCAGTCACTATGGATATCAGTCTGGATACCAAAGCTACGACACAACTCCTGCTCGTACAAGCAATGAAAGTAGTGTGTCGCAACTAATAAATAGCTACCACTCGGCGCCAACGCCTGCTGGTGCCAATGTCAATACTGCAGGTAGTTCATTGCaacataatgataatgataatgaatataattacaGTAATGATGATTCTACACAAGATTCTATTATCACAAACCTATATTCGCcgtaaagtaaaaagtaagaaattaaaaccttaattaagtttaagtatgattaatattgaattataataattatttttttaagttgtgattaaaaatgtgcaaaaactattaaaagataattaacataaaatttggtttttCTTACCTTAAAGTTATTGTTAGTCGTTCTTCAGCTGATATACATTGTCTCATCACTGTATTTCTGCGTGTCAACTCTGGTTTTACAATGGAAAGCAATTCACAAAACGTCGAATATGACATTCTATAACAACTTCTGAATTTGAGATCATaggattttagtattttaaacgtTGTTACATGATGTCCACTGAGTAATCTCTCTTTATTAAATGGGTGCATCCAATATTGACGCTGCTTTCGTTGCCTGCGCTTCGGCTGCTTACGTAAAAGCAGCACCAAAGACAACGTGACTAATGTTGCCTCAACGGAGTCCATCTTGCAACTGTAGCGATCGCAGGTATTTTTGTGCTGTTACTGAATCGCGTTTGCATCGAGACAGAAGCGCGACAGTATCGCGTTTGCTTCGCGACTGAATCTAAGACCGTGGGCGAGGGCACACAGCTAGCGACCGTTTCGCGACTGTATCGATGCGGACACGCGACAGCATCGCTACTGTATCGCTACAAAAAGTCGCCGTGGGCGATGGCccttaaatatgagtttaagtagataaatcaataataatagtagtctttactgagcgagataatgagccttaacagcatttttaaatatgcccaatgacttcgactgtcttatgttcaatgggagtgcattccacaattcagtagctttgacagtgaacgaatgcttataaaacttcgttttgtggaacggcatgctcaaagtcagcgcacgactcgatctaagttcagactccactccaagaaatttaaacttctccttaagataagaaggagtcttaggattaaataacacacggTACataagtgaaagtacatgaagatcccggcgacggcgaatagggagccacttaagcttctgacgaaattcagatacgtggtcatatttgcgtaaaccaaatatgaaccgaatagctagattttaagacgctcaagtttgttcagatagtcctcggtcaaattaagatagcttgcgtccgcatagtcgagaatagagagaaaaagagaatgtgctaacataactttagtcgggattggaagaatggatcgcagacgacacagcgacctaaaagtgccaaaagtccttctactcaaatccctgacttgcacagaccacgataactctttatcaagatgcaagctaaggtcctttacagaggcacaaaaccgaattgtgacaccattaaaatcaacactaggtagatttccccaatcaacccttgaacgcataccagggcttccaataataatagcctgagatttagctggattaaccttaagtccatactgcctgctccactcaaaaatttcCTTAAGATCTGTGTTAATATATTACGATAGatgtaatttttctttcaataatGAGGGTAAATGTATAAAACTAATGCTTTCTTATGAAGAGCCGATAAGAATTGTGGTAGTACTTGGTAACGATAGTTATAAACTTGCTCCGATTTCCGGATTTGAGGGAACGATAATTTTGGTAATGTTGCAACTGATAGTTTCTGAAATGCTTAAGCATTTAATAACTCTCCAAATTACAGCATGCATACATAggattttacttaaaaaaataaaagtaatctaAGGTAGTCACatataataagattaaataTGAATAACTGGATGTAACTATTAAATCTACAGTATGATTTTTTCTCTTGCAGGTCAGGAGCGAGAATTGATTGGTTCGCATACTGGCCATAAAGTTTCATATGGGAAGATAAGAAGACAAGTCCTTGAGAATTGATTGGTTCAAGGCAAAATTAGTGCTACAACTAAGAATTGATTGGTTTAgttgtagtaaataaaagtcCTTGAGAATTGATTGGTTCAAGGCAAAACTAGTGCTGCAACTAAGAATTGATTGGTTTAGTTGCAgtgattctttatttttaaagtcttGAGAATTGATTGGTTCAAGACAATAGCAATGTCAGTTTTGCAACAACTAAGAATTGATTGGTTtagttgtagtaaaaaaaaaaaaagtccttgAGAATTGATTGGTTCAAGGCAAAACTAGTGCTGCAACTGAGAATTGATTGGTTTGGTTGCAGTAAAGAAGAATTTAAGAATTGGTTGGTTAAAATTGTACGGCCTAATGTAAGGTTATCACCTGATGCGTGTATGGGGGCATACACGGCGTCAGGATGGACGAATGTAAGGTTACTTGAATTTTCGTCACAGATAAATGCCATTCTAAGCTAGATTATCAATACGAGATGatatgcaaatcaataaaatgaatccttttgataaaaacagtaacggatttggagtatttatatttgataagaaGGTGCTGGCACGTTGGAAAGTTGGAAGGACTGGCGACTAAAGCGATGCGGGGAAAAAAGAAGAAAGGATAGCATGAAAAGAGTGACATCGGGCGTTTGGGATGATTTGGCGAGATTTTAATAAGGAAAAAGGAAAAAGGGAAACGAATATGTTagtaaaagagtaattattttaagactcTAAATTGGAAGTATATTGTCTGCgtaattgacaaattatatgatagtgtattctgaaattggtttttatttggactggaatatttttacacaatataACATATATTCTTTAACATTCACCCCtaaattcttatattataacCCAGCACACATATCCTTTACATACTCTATTCAACTATTATTACCAAAACCAAGCATCATACTCTTGTCTTGTCAAATGcaattatattcttttaattttggaaGTACGTctcataatacaataataaaatatccaaCTTTACCCGCCAGGCTTGTTCCCTTGTTCTTCTCAAGCAGTGCCCTTAATGGATCATTCCATCCAAGTCGGAAATGAAATGGACAAAGTGTCCGTGTCTAAATCGTTCTACTGCTCCCCAGAAAATTGTAACTTATACTtatctatttacaaaaaatcaattaagGTTCTGCACGTAAACATTCGAAGTATACAGTGTAATTTTGACAGTTTGACTGTACTTTTACAGCGCGTTAATGTTCAAGTAGACATTATCATACTATCTGAGTGCTGGCTTAGCAAATCTCCATTATTGCCTGTTTTGCAGGGCTACGCATCTTACAAATCAAGCTACAGGAAACAAAATGACGGCATTGTAGTGTAcattaaagattatttgaaaTGTACTGTTGAAGAGCCAAACTTTTTCGAAGCCAATTGTCttatagtaaaatatgaaaatgaaatttctaTCGTTGCTCTTTACCGGTCACCTGCGTACAAAACAATCACTAGTTTTATTGAAAATCTTGATGTTAcactaactaaattaaaatcttttaatactGTTGCTATCATTGGTGATATTAACATCAACATAAGCTGTGGCAGCAAACATTGTTACCTTGATGAATACCTCAACGTCACTGCTGCTCATGCAATGTTACCTGCACATACCCTT is from Pararge aegeria chromosome 19, ilParAegt1.1, whole genome shotgun sequence and encodes:
- the LOC120631951 gene encoding uncharacterized protein LOC120631951 gives rise to the protein MENRASVQHRQVESAVVRHMRKMESFDTESFIMAIQNRPVIWDSRLPEYSNKIAKRKAWEEINEIFDSEFGEKTNKEKNACAIELQKKWKSLKDCFNRERLKEKNCPSGSGAKPRKQYVYYKLLSFLQPLTEIRPPSRPTVTEENDSEGCLESFVIPKSKKLKTSDGVDDAQNKLYEILTEKLNKATPAIQHPDQHFLLSLFPHFNSIKEEYKLDAKAEMINLLRKYNNMAQTSAYTSHYGYQSGYQSYDTTPARTSNESSVSQLINSYHSAPTPAGANVNTAGSSLQHNDNDNEYNYSNDDSTQDSIITNLYSP
- the LOC120631950 gene encoding protein ALP1-like; this translates as MDSVEATLVTLSLVLLLRKQPKRRQRKQRQYWMHPFNKERLLSGHHVTTFKILKSYDLKFRSCYRMSYSTFCELLSIVKPELTRRNTVMRQCISAEERLTITLRYLATGCNFTDLHLDFKCGHTTARTIVKETVEVIWKKVKDISMPEPTEELHLETAEGFMKHANFPNLIGAIDGKHIRIIKPCHTGSEYYNYKHFFSIVLLAICDANYNFIDIDVGCYGKSSDSTIHDSSEWVKKLRQGNYNLPQPRPISNNGIPIPFSFIGDEGFALSQHLQRPYAGKHLPRKKRIYNYRLTRARRYIECTFGILSNKFKIFNRPINVNVDFATNIVKACCVLHNFIRKRDGYKFDHTLSIVGFQDPPASDNLLLIGRRRSELSGTAIRNIYTDYFTGVGSVPWQDSKI